tgtatatgaatggaatgtcttgtgtgcataatgacatgaatagtatgtataatgaaaCGCATAATGTAAATGTATGGAACATTTCATACTTCTCAGTCAGTCCTTATATCCACCGTtgccatttttttatgtaaattaatttgtttatgggttcaacatttattaatattcctcgactaatagctacaaaaaatcctgttaaaatcctactgattgttatggcaaactgcttgaatgtatatctaaatatatgtatttgtatatatatacacatagatagatagatagatacagacactgaGATCTAAATGAGAACTAATTATATCCGAAAGTCACCGGGACAAGGGCGTTTCAACAGAGTTTAGTTATAGCAGTAAATTTTagttatgtttgtgatatatatgatgaattgtatctatgagtggtgagtggtgtggtgagtataatgagattgtggtatgtatactgaatgcatggtatgtatgcaaactgaatatggtatgtatgcaaactgaacgtactgtatgtgaaaggtatgccctgtgttcataatgaaaagtatacatagaaatatatctatcttccgtAATCAGTCGTGTTGATAGTGATGTAATTGAAACTATTTATCAATTAAAGCAGCATTTATTGATATCCCTCGACTAATAGCTTTGAGCATCATGACAGTGATATGCTGTCGATGTTTCCATAACCGTTGTCACGTAATCAACGGCTTCTTTAATGTATTCAGTCTGGTATACTGTCTTGAGGATTGGCCAGGCGTTAGTCATGGTCGTAGTCACATATACAGGTAAGTATGTGATGGAAGTGTAGACATCGACTTGAGTATCTGTTGCAGTGGTTGTAATGGAGGCGGTGAGAGTCTTCACAACAGATACCGTTGATAGAGTCGTGGCAGTAGTTGTCCCTACAACTTGTGTCACGTGCTCTTCAAGATCGGTAGCCGAGTATGTAATGCTGATGGTTTCGGGTTGATATCTGGTATAAGTGTATGCCCGATTCTTCTCTTTGATCATTAGTTGGCTGACGTAAAATGTGGAATAAGCCAGCTGTGGCGCCTGATATTGAGATACCGTTTCTGTGTGAGTAATAGCGTAAGGCACACAATTCGTAGTGGTAACGCTAACATAGGTTGGTATAACATCTAGGAGAGTGACAGTGGAGCGAACCGTCCTGACTTGCAGTCGAGTATTTGTCAAAGACACGTAAGAAGATACATCTTGACACACCTTCACAGGTAAGTCTGGCCGAAGTCCTTCACTTGGTGCAAGCAAAGAGAGGGCTGTCCACAGAGCAAAAAGTTTCATGTTCAAATTCTTACTAATTGTTATGCCTGACTGTTACACAGATGAATTATGCTCATGAAGGGGGTTATCTGATCTTTTGTAGGAATATGTCCCAAAGAAACTCGGCATACACATGAGATCTAGAACTAATTACATCCCAAAGTCACTGGGAACAAGGATGTTTCATTGCAGGCTAATACCTAGTTATAATAAactgtatttagatataataaatgtgtgatacgtataataaattatagttaggtataatgaatgtgtaatatgtataagttgcaattatgtataatgagtgtgatgtatgtgaaatgaatgtggcatttataatgaatgtttagtatgtatgcaaattaaatgttctgtatatgaatggaatgtcttgtgtgcataatgacatgaatagtatgtataatgaaaCGCATAATGTAAATGTATGGAACATTTCATACTTCTCAGTCAGTCCTTATATCCACCGTtgccatttttttatgtaaattaatttgtttatgggttcaacatttattaatattcctcgactaatagctacaaaaaatcctgttaaaatcctactgattgttatggcaaactgcttgaatgtatatctaaatatatgtatttgtatatatatacacatagatagatagatagatacagacactgaGATCTAAATGAGAACTAATTATATCCGAAAGTCACCGGGACAAGGGCGTTTCAACAGAGTTTAGTTATAGCAGTAAATTTTagttatgtttgtgatatatatgatgaattgtatctatgagtggtgagtggtgtggtgagtataatgagattgtggtatgtatactgaatgcatggtatgtatgcaaactgaatatggtatgtatgcaaactgaacgtactgtatgtgaaaggtatgctctgtgttcataatgaaaagtatacatagaaatatatctatcttccgtAATCAGTCGTGTTGATAGTGATGTAATTGAAACTATTTATCAATTAAAGCAGCATTTATTGATTTCCCTCGACTAATAGCTTTGAGCATCATGACAGTGATATGCTGTCGATGTTTCCATAACCGTTGTCACGTAATCAACGGCTTCTTTAATGTATTCAGTCTGGTATACTGTCTTGAGAATTGGCCAGGCGTTAGTCATGGTCGTAGTCACATATACAGGTAAGTATGTGATGGAAGTGTAGACATCGACTTGAGTATCTGTTGCAGTGGTTGTAATGGAGGCGGTGAGAGTCTTCACAACAGATACCGTTGATAGAGTCGTGGCAGTAGTTGTCCCTACAACTTGTGTCACGTGCTCTTCAAGATCGGTAGCCGAGTATGTAATGCTGATGGTTTCGGGTTGATATCTGGTATAAGTGTATGCCCGATTCTTCTCTTTGATCATTAGTTGGCTGACGTAAAATGTGGAATAAGCCAGCTGTGGCGCCTGATATTGAGATACCGTTTCTGTGTGAGTAATAGCGTAAGGCACACAATTCGTAGTGGTAACGCTAACATAGGTTGGTATAACATCTAGGAGAGTGACAGTGGAGCGAACCGTCCTGACTTGCAGTCGAGTATTTGTCAAAGACACGTAAGAAGATACATCTTGACACACCTTCACAGGTAAGTCTGGCCGAAGTCCTTCACTTGGTGCAAGCAAAGAGAGGGCTGTCCACA
The Penaeus monodon isolate SGIC_2016 chromosome 18, NSTDA_Pmon_1, whole genome shotgun sequence genome window above contains:
- the LOC119584891 gene encoding uncharacterized protein LOC119584891 produces the protein MKLFALWTALSLLAPSEGLRPDLPVKVCQDVSSYVSLTNTRLQVRTVRSTVTLLDVIPTYVSVTTTNCVPYAITHTETVSQYQAPQLAYSTFYVSQLMIKEKNRAYTYTRYQPETISITYSATDLEEHVTQVVGTTTATTLSTVSVVKTLTASITTTATDTQVDVYTSITYLPVYVTTTMTNAWPILKTVYQTEYIKEAVDYVTTVMETSTAYHCHDAQSY
- the LOC119584892 gene encoding uncharacterized protein LOC119584892; translation: MKLFALWTALSLLAPSEGLRPDLPVKVCQDVSSYVSLTNTRLQVRTVRSTVTLLDVIPTYVSVTTTNCVPYAITHTETVSQYQAPQLAYSTFYVSQLMIKEKNRAYTYTRYQPETISITYSATDLEEHVTQVVGTTTATTLSTVSVVKTLTASITTTATDTQVDVYTSITYLPVYVTTTMTNAWPILKTVYQTEYIKEAVDYVTTVMETSTAYHCHDAQSY